A region from the Triticum aestivum cultivar Chinese Spring chromosome 3D, IWGSC CS RefSeq v2.1, whole genome shotgun sequence genome encodes:
- the LOC123077503 gene encoding uncharacterized protein isoform X1, producing MPISYEMEGGPTVLQLYKWKSLHPCLELSKFREASISPTRRLFGLLSEHGDLVLSTVNVQPSQVESPMALSDSSLPVFECFSSIPRVKSLAWGHCCDASSQLEVPAFSEFLVLSSDDSITVHAFCHSDKSAVTVNCDTEELHGEWKEWFPTKCSLPEDGESGARNRFRSFLTTISASVCNGKYQARFPLKSSLPHSAVVVSFSIYDITLSFLKFWLSSCAMKTRMETDSGSPEDLPSHVPVAEASCSCQWECLKVLPSSSGYLTGLVLTPNESVNCEVHQHNAKNILVAILELNHWGIQWNFVVDLQTAYDDVEPNPQWVDFQLSDIFLASLNAVGFVAIWNAKTGHPISSFSVLDRCRIDLEMPSATVTNVGESTCVGNVVGRMFKRLVLAPHSPLVAAVDEAGVVYVFYADDILNFKANAHEKFDQPSINHYGNNFAAWETAGHEIGSQTFCSHQPIRQGSLNPDKMVYDFSDRDNAGVVRARKRRKYCKCNENQVDSWPSGFSTTSQMKDVVTYPSTMADSAHVRRVVLPPCRSQENVISLSPFGLTRIFRSCNAEGNKHVKIIHTKLLMASCSLDERDIDAGFLDRSLPYQKDFSFAGESAVCSFQGYLYLVSQDNLSVVLPSVSVSSFSSRIDASQFWQPGFSGGSACNALNLLSVNRLRTRLEAWQIEVLDKALLYEGPSLADRLCWENGWDMKISRLRWVQLSLHYTNINDLEQSLNMLAEVDLAEEGVLQLLLASVYRLLCSTRSDHEAAVSSKLMVLAVRFATRTIKAYGLLKQKKDMPANSVKLHEMAFLLGVIRSIQGRITAKNQNSVRMQGDDKNSLKIGKEVLQNDSPSPVVVVDGVSPGLSAGLDAPDRQGSASTAFEFVPGSNRLLALTPVESSLTTNDIDTDQRTTQVGRPVTQGNIKDMMNRWEMNKFDLKTIVGEALQSGRLPLAVLQLQLLRQRESCSGDDFDDVFSEVHEIGRSIVYDLLMKGESGLAVATLERLGDDIESDLRQLMQGTVRRSLRLQIAEEMKQRGYLRSNEWKMLETLALIERFYPSSSFWDTYLGRENVIHDAVNIVTLPGEDKPVLALHIRNHPAIECGDVDGAVLGSWVNVNDYADLKEFSQSNLSDGYWVCAAVWSDAWDQRTVDRIILDQPCHISAQSDLPWESQFEYFVAHDDVGEVCKLLDMIPDSVLLEGILSINVDNSRAGYSIVSDVSVPDYKMYICDSEELEPVCMEVPHVKIFRSLSNHESTSWMRMLMQEQLAKKHIFMKEYWQSTTEIIPLLARAGILTNTAKIGPKKEASMPLIASEMPDDERHQACERALHKLVIRFCVQYDSPYLLDLYLDNCNLILGEDSIPLLKEAAGDCKWAQWLLFSRVKGYEYEASFSNARWNLSLKMVNHGNLTAIEIDEILYTVDDMAERIGEMSALATLMYASPPIQKSICTGSVNRNRGLSSQCTLENLGHCLQQFPTLWKTLRSTCFGQDGYGCLNYSPTNVSGKSAMSDYLCWRYSIFSSAGGDTSLLQMLPCWFPKSIRRLIQLFEQGPFGMQLLSSAPSSEELFTHGVTDYIYNTTGYSETNALSLEASIQKSVEEELYSSLEEKDLRVEHHLHRGRALAAFRHLLGKRASQLKSANARQVISTQSDVQADVQLILAPLSQTERSVLLSVAPLAITNFEDSTLVASCTFLLELCGMCTNMLCLDIAALQRISSYYNSAQQNKQSELSSPRSSGLHVLSHGADIAPALARALAEDYVQSDHLQILEQKQTSRGPKREQPSQPLIAILEHLERASLPLLDEGRTCGFWLLSGIGDASLYRSQQNEASQHWNLVTEFCLAHHLPLSTKYLALLANDNDWVGFLTEAQRAGFPIEVVIGVASKEIKDSRLRTHILTVLKNTLSNRRKSSSNIPSGSRDPSFLSVDGDNPMELFCILAVCEKQKNPGEALLNKAKQMQWSLLALIASCFPDVTLLSCLSFWLEITAARELSLIKVDGISSKVAKNVGSAVEVTNKLPSVSRNVEYRYNRKNPKRRRFLEASPDSFKSGFSLDIASGPNGTATSNPSDIDAQQERRKPTSEETEIPVDIDERLASLSSIVAVLCEQQLFLPLLRSFDLFLPSCSLLPFIRSLQAFCQMRLSEASAHLTSFSARIKDEASQSNSFKEASSITGWVVATAVKAADAVLSTCPSLYEKRCLLQLLAAVDFADGGSSSAYFGRSYWKINLAEPSLCKDGDIYKWNDSMDDASLLAALEKDGRWEDARTWARQLESSGIAWESTFDHVTESQAEAMVAEWKEFLWDIPQERAALWGHCQSLFMRYSLPPLQAGLFFLKHAEALGKEIPARELHEILLLSLQWLTGTITKSSPVYPLHLLREIETRVWLLAVESETHSKADGESSVVSQSPAIGNSTSIIEQTADVITKIDSSMSLPSMKAAERNGMRDNNLSHHQHLQLFEYNSEATTTNNARAKRRGKTNLPLRRGVTDNVESSTNDSDDNSKVFFRSKIGEQARNLLSEEEFAKMEASLSGWEQHVRPADMEKAVLSLLEFGQITAAKQLQQKLSPSYVPEELVLVDVALRVANNGGDGEINLLSFDTEALSILQSLQIASGSNMIDPSQAMEKLAVKCGEGRGRALIRRIIAVVQTAKILGLPFSEAFEKQPIELLQLLSLKAQDSFDEAKFLVETHIMPASSIARILADSFLKGLLAAHRGGYLDSQKEEGPAPLLWRSSDFLKWAKLCPSEPEIGHALMRLVMTGHEVPHACEVELLILSHHFYMSSSCLDGVDVLVTFAANRVDSYVSEGDFSCLARLITGVSNFHSLSFILSILIENGQLELLLQKYSSTDTATVAPASVRGFRLAVITSLKHFNPNDDEALSLVYKHFDMKHEAASLLESRAEQYMESWLDRHDKERRNDELLKAMHNLVQTAEILSTIDAGQRTHRACARASLLSLQIRIPDLVWIGLTETNARRIFVDQSRFQEALIVAEAYSINQPMEWAPVFWNQMLKPDLIELFVAEFVLVLPLHPPMLVELARFYRAEVAARGDQSHFSVWLSPGGLPAEWGKHLGRSFRSLLRRTRDMRLRLQLATLATGFSDVLEGCNAVLDKVPENAGPLILRKGHGGAYLPLM from the exons ATGCCCATATCTTATGAGATGGAGGGTGGGCCTACTGTACTGCAGTTATATAAATGGAAAAGCTTGCATCCCTGTCTTGAACTATCGAAATTCCGGGAAGCGTCCATTTCTCCTACAAGGCGCCTGTTTGGACTGCTCTCGGAACATG GCGATCTTGTTCTGTCAACTGTCAATGTCCAACCATCACAAGTTGAATCACCTATGGCTCTCTCAGATAGTAGCTTGCCAGTGTTTGAGTGTTTTTCTTCTATTCCCAGAGTGAAGTCTTTAGCATGGGGACACTGCTGTGATGCTTCTAGTCAACTTGAGGTTCCGGCTTTCAGTGAATTTCTTGTTTTATCTAGTGATGATTCTATCACAGTTCATGCGTTTTGTCATTCTGACAAAAGTGCAGTAACAGTCAATTGTGATACTGAAGAGCTGCATGGGGAGTGGAAAGAATGGTTTCCTACCAAGTGCTCACTGCCGGAGGATGGCGAGTCGGGTGCAAGGAACCGCTTTCGCTCTTTTCTGACTACAATCAGTGCATCTGTTTGCAATGGAAAATACCAAGCCAGATTTCCTCTGAAGTCTTCATTGCCTCATTCTGCAGTGGTGGTATCATTTAGCATATATGATATTACTTTGTCCTTTCTGAAATTCTGGTTAAGCAGTTGTGCTATGAAGACTAGGATGGAAACTGACAGTGGATCTCCTGAGGATCTTCCAAGTCATGTACCTGTAGCTGAAGCATCATGCAGCTGCCAGTGGGAATGTTTAAAAGTTTTGCCTAGCTCTTCCGGTTATTTGACTGGTTTAGTCTTAACTCCTAATGAATCAGTAAATTGCGAGGTCCATCAACACAACGCCAAAAATATTTTGGTGGCTATCCTTGAGCTAAACCATTGGGGTATACAGTGGAACTTTGTGGTAGACCTTCAGACTGCATATGATGATGTGGAGCCTAATCCACAGTGGGTCGATTTCCAACTGTCAGATATATTTCTTGCCTCCCTTAATGCAGTGGGTTTTGTTGCCATTTGGAATGCGAAAACTGGTCACCCTATCAGCTCGTTTAGTGTTCTTGATCGGTGCAGAATAGATCTGGAGATGCCTTCGGCCACTGTAACAAATGTAGGAGAAAGCACCTGTGTTGGGAATGTCGTTGGCAGAATGTTCAAGAGGTTAGTTTTGGCACCACATTCTCCACTTGTTGCTGCTGTAGATGAGGCTGGGGTAGTCTATGTGTTCTATGCTGACGATATCTTAAATTTCAAAGCCAATGCACATGAAAagtttgaccagccttctataaaTCATTATGGCAATAATTTTGCTGCCTGGGAAACTGCTGGTCATGAGATCGGGAGTCAAACATTTTGCAGTCATCAGCCAATTAGACAAGGGTCACTTAATCCAGACAAAATGGTATATGATTTTTCAGATAGAGACAATGCTGGTGTCGTCAGAGCTAGGAAAAGAAGAAAATACTGTAAATGTAATGAAAATCAAGTGGATAGCTGGCCAAGTGGTTTCAGTACTACATCACAAATGAAAGATGTGGTAACTTATCCTTCCACAATGGCGGATTCTGCTCATGTGCGAAGAGTAGTCCTTCCTCCATGCAGATCACAGGAGAATGTAATAAGCCTCTCACCATTTGGACTGACAAGGATCTTTAGAAGTTGCAATGCAGAGGGAAATAAGCATGTTAAAATTATTCACACGAAGTTGCTTATGGCTTCATGTTCACTTGACGAGAGAGATATTGATGCTGGTTTTCTGGACAGGAGCCTCCCATATCAGAAGGATTTTTCTTTTGCTGGTGAATCTGCTGTTTGCTCCTTTCAGGGATATTTGTATTTGGTTTCGCAGGATAACCTTTCTGTGGTCCTTCCATCAGTGTCTGTATCGTCTTTTTCATCTCGTATCGATGCCTCTCAATTTTGGCAACCAGGTTTTTCTGGTGGTAGTGCATGCAATGCTCTGAATTTGTTGTCAGTAAATAGACTCCGAACAAGATTGGAGGCCTGGCAAATAGAGGTTTTGGATAAAGCATTGTTGTATGAAGGACCTTCATTAGCAGACAGGCTCTGCTGGGAGAATG GATGGGACATGAAAATCTCTAGGTTGCGCTGGGTGCAATTGTCATTGCATTACACAAATATCAATGATCTGGAGCA ATCGTTGAATATGCTCGCGGAGGTTGATCTTGCAGAAGAAGGTGTTTTGCAACTGCTATTGGCATCTGTTTATCGGCTATTATGTAGCACAAGAAGTGATCATGAGGCTGCAGTGTCATCCAA GTTAATGGTTTTAGCAGTCCGCTTTGCAACGAGAACAATCAAGGCTTATGGGCTACTTAAGCAAAAGAAAG ACATGCCAGCCAATTCAGTAAAGCTTCATGAAATGGCTTTCCTTTTGGGAGTAATTAGAAGTATCCAGGGCCGAATCACTGCAAAGAACCAGAATTCAGTCCGGATG CAAGGAGATGATAAAAACTCACTGAAAATAGGCAAAGAAGTACTACAAAATGATTCTCCATCCCCAGTTGTTGTAGTGGATGGTGTTTCACCAGGACTGTCAGCTGGTTTAGATGCTCCTGACAGACAAGGATCAGCATCTACTGCATTTGAGTTTGTTCCTGGTAGTAACAGGCTGTTAGCATTAACGCCAGTTGAATCCTCCCTTACTACTAATGACATTGACACTGATCAAAGAACCACTCAAGTTGGAAGACCGGTTACTCAAGGAAATATCAAGGATATGATGAACCGTTGGGAAATGAATAAGTTTGACTTGAAAACTATAGTCGGTGAAGCACTACAATCTGGTCGACTACCGTTGGCAGTTCTTCAGCTTCAACTGTTGCGCCAGAGGGAATCATGTTCTGGTGATGATTTTGATGACGTTTTCTCCGAAGTTCATGAAATAGGAAGATCCATTGTTTATGATCTGTTAATGAAG GGTGAAAGTGGACTGGCTGTAGCTACACTAGAAAgactaggagatgacatagagtcGGACCTTAGACAACTTATGCAAGGTACTGTCAGAAGGTCACTTAGGCTACAAATAGCCGAGGAGATGAAACAGCGTGGGTACTTGCGATCAAATGAGTGGAAGATGTTGGAGACCTTAGCACTGATTGAG CGTTTTTACCCAAGCAGCAGCTTCTGGGACACATATCTTGGCAGGGAGAACGTTATTCATGATGCTGTAAATATTGTTACACTTCCAGGGGAAGATAAACCAGTGCTTGCTCTCCATATTCGTAACCACCCTGCTATTGAATGTGGTGATGTTGATGGAGCTGTGCTTGGTTCTTGGGTGAACGTTAACGATTACGCTGATTTAAAGGAGTTCTCTCAAAGCAACCTTTCTGATGGATATTGGGTGTGTGCTGCTGTGTGGTCTGATGCTTGGGATCAAAGAACTGTGGACCGC ATAATACTGGACCAGCCTTGTCATATCTCTGCTCAATCGGACCTCCCATGGGAATCTCAGTTTGAATATTTTGTTGCTCATGATGATGTGGGGGAAGTCTGCAAACTCTTGGACATGATTCCTGACAGTGTACTTCTAGAAGGGATACTTAGCATTAATGTGGACAATTCACGAGCTGGTTACAGCATTGTGTCTGACGTCAGTGTCCCTGATTATAAAATGTATATATGTGACTCAGAGGAGCTAGAGCCTGTTTGTATGGAAGTACCACATGTCAAAATATTCAGATCCTTGTCTAATCATGAATCAACATCATGGATGAGAATGCTAATGCAGGAACAACTGGCAAAGAAACACATCTTTATGAAAGAGTACTGGCAAAGTACTACCGAAATTATACCTTTACTTGCTCGAGCTGGCATACTTACTAATACAGCCAAGATAGGCCCCAAGAAAGAAGCTTCTATGCCATTAATTGCTTCAGAGATGCCAGATGATGAACGTCACCAGGCTTGTGAAAGAGCATTGCATAAACTAGTCATCCGTTTTTGTGTGCAATATGACTCTCCATACCTACTCGATCTCTATCTGGACAACTGCAATTTGATTCTCGGGGAGGACTCTATTCCTTTGCTCAAAGAAGCCGCA GGTGATTGCAAGTGGGCACAATGGTTACTCTTCTCCAGAGTCAAAGGTTATGAGTACGAGGCATCCTTTTCTAACGCCCGTTGGAATCTGTCACTGAAAATGGTTAATCATGGCAATCTAACTGCAATTGAGATAGATGAGATATTATATACTGTTGATGATATGGCTGAACGGATTGGGGAAATGTCTGCACTAGCTACCTTAATGTATGCTTCACCaccaattcaaaagtccatatgcacTGGTAGTGTGAACAGAAATCGTGGATTGTCTTCTCAGTGCACGTTAGAGAACCTAGGTCATTGTCTCCAGCAATTTCCAACCCTATGGAAGACACTTCGTTCCACCTGTTTTGGGCAAGATGGGTATGGCTGTCTAAATTATTCTCCAACTAATG TTTCTGGAAAATCCGCAATGTCAGATTACTTGTGCTGGCGCTATAGCATTTTTTCCTCTGCTGGAGGAGACACTTCATTGTTGCAAATGCTCCCGTGTTGGTTTCCAAAGTCTATTAGAAGATTAATCCAACTATTTGAACAG GGCCCTTTTGGGATGCAACTGCTATCGAGTGCACCGTCATCTGAAGAGTTATTTACTCATGGTGTCACTGATTACATATACAATACCACTGGATATAGTGAAACCAATGCGTTGTCCTTAGAAGCATCCATTCAAAAAAGTGTTGAAGAAGAACTATACTCTTCCCTTGAG GAGAAAGACTTGAGGGTGGAGCATCATTTGCACCGTGGTCGAGCACTAGCAGCTTTCAGGCATCTTCTTGGTAAAAGAGCTTCGCAATTAAAATCGGCCAATGCGCGCCAAGTGATCTCCACACAGTCTGATGTTCAAGCAGATGTACAACTGATCCTAGCCCCTTTAAGTCAAACTGAACGATCAGTTCTTCTATCG GTGGCTCCACTAGCTATCACAAACTTCGAGGACTCCACACTGGTTGCTTCCTGCACATTCCTGTTGGAACTATGTGGCATGTGTACTAACATGCTCTGTCTAGATATTGCTGCTCTTCAGCGCATCTCTTCCTACTATAACTCGGCTCAGCAAAATAAACAAAGTGAGCTATCTTCACCAAGGAGCTCTGGGTTACATGTGCTCTCCCATGGGGCTGATATAGCTCCTGCTCTTGCTCGAGCATTAGCTGAAGATTATGTCCAGTCTGATCATCTTCAGATTTTAGAGCAGAAGCAAACCTCTAGGGGTCCCAAAAGGGAACAACCATCACAGCCTCTTATTGCTATACTGGAGCACCTGGAACGAGCAAGTTTGCCATTATTAGACGAAGGTAGAACCTGTGGATTTTGGCTTTTGAGTGGCATTGGTGATGCATCTCTTTACCGGTCGCAGCAAAATGAAGCCAGCCAACATTGGAATTTGGTTACAGAATTCTGTCTGGCGCACCATCTCCCTTTAAGTACAAAATATCTGGCTTTACTGGCCAATGACAATGATTGG GTTGGTTTTCTAACAGAAGCACAGAGAGCTGGTTTTCCAATTGAAGTTGTTATCGGAGTG GCTTCCAAAGAGATAAAGGACTCAAGATTGAGGACTCATATACTAACAGTTCTGAAAAACACGTTATCAAATAGAAGGAAATCGTCTAGCAATATACCCTCAGGTAGTAGGGACCCATCTTTCTTGTCTGTTGATGGCGACAACCCCATGGAACTTTTCTGCATACTTGCTGTTTGTGAAAAGCAAAAGAACCCTGGGGAGGCACTTCTGAATAAAGCGAAACAAATGCAGTGGTCTTTATTGGCGTTGATTGCGTCATGCTTTCCAGATGTAACTCTTCTCTCATGCTTAAGCTTTTGGCTTGAGATTACAGCTGCAAG GGAGTTGTCCTTAATCAAGGTGGATGGTATTTCCTCTAAAGTAGCTAAGAATGTTGGATCTGCTGTTGAGGTCACAAATAAATTGCCAAGCGTGAGTAGGAATGTTGAATATCGTTACAACAGGAAGAATCCAAAGCGGAGACGGTTCTTGGAGGCCTCTCCAGATAGCTTCAAATCAGGTTTTTCGCTGGACATCGCAAGTGGGCCAAATGGTACTGCAACTTCCAATCCTTCCGATATTGATGCTCAGCAGGAAAGAAGAAAGCCCACCTCTGAAGAGACTGAAATTCCAGTTGATATTGATGAGAGGCTTGCATCTTTATCAAGTATAGTAGCAGTGCTGTGTGAACAACAGCTGTTTCTACCATTACTTCGATCCTTTGACTTGTTTCTGCCATCTTGCTCCCTTCTCCCCTTCATTCGTTCTCTTCAG GCATTTTGTCAAATGCGCTTGTCCGAGGCTTCTGCACATTTGACATCATTTTCAGCAAGGATAAAAGATGAAGCCTCTCAATCAAACTCATTCAAAGAAGCATCATCAATAACAGGATGGGTAGTTGCTACAGCTGTAAAAGCCGCAGATGCAGTACTCTCAACCTGTCCATCACTTTATGAGAAGAGGTGTTTGCTACAGCTCCTTGCAGCGGTTGATTTTGCAGATGGTGGTTCTTCGTCAGCTTACTTCGGCCGCAGTTATTGGAAAATCAATCTGGCTGAACCGTCCTTATGCAAAGATGGTGATATCTACAAGTGGAATGATTCCATGGATGATGCTTCTCTCCTGGCAGCATTAGAGAAGGATGGACGATGGGAGGACGCTCGTACTTGGGCAAGGCAACTGGAGTCGAGTGGCATAGCTTGGGAATCTACTTTTGATCATGTGACGGAATCACAG GCAGAAGCCATGGTTGCCGAATGGAAGGAGTTTCTCTGGGATATTCCACAAGAACGTGCAGCTTTGTGGGGCCACTGTCAGTCGCTTTTCATGAGATATTCTTTGCCACCTTTACAG GCTGGATTATTTTTCCTTAAGCATGCTGAGGCATTAGGGAAAGAGATACCAGCACGAGAGCTTCATGAAATACTTCTGCTATCTTTACAATGGCTTACTGGAACTATTACTAAATCCTCTCC GGTATATCCTCTTCATCTTCTCCGGGAAATTGAGACTAGGGTTTGGCTCCTGGCAGTCGAGTCAGAGACTCACTCTAAGGCTGATGGCGAATCTTCTGTTGTTTCTCAGAGTCCAGCTATTGGAAACAGTACCAGCATTATAGAACAGACTGCTGATGTCATCACAAAAATAGACAGTAGTATGAGTTTGCCAAGCATGAAAGCTGCAGAAAGAAATGGTATGAGGGACAATAACTTATCACACCATCAACATTTGCAACTCTTTGAATATAACAGTGAAGCAACAACAACAAATAATGCAAGAGCAAAGCGAAGGGGCAAAACAAATCTACCACTTAGACGAGGTGTCACTGATAATGTTGAAAGTAGCACCAATGATTCTGATGATAATTCTAAAGTTTTCTTTCGTTCTAAGATtggagaacaagcaagaaatttaCTATCTGAAGAGGAATTTGCAAAGATGGAAGCGTCTCTGTCTGGTTGGGAGCAACATGTCAGGCCTGCAGATATGGAGAAGGCTGTGCTCTCCTTATTAGAATTTGGGCAAATAACTGCAGCTAAGCAACTCCAACAAAAGTTATCTCCATCATATGTTCCTGAAGAACTTGTCCTTGTTGATGTTGCGTTAAGAGTTGCAAATAACGGCGGTGATGGAGAGATCAATTTATTATCCTTTGACACAGAAGCCCTTTCAATACTTCAATCTCTCCAGATTGCAAGTGGCAGCAATATGATTGATCCATCACAG GCTATGGAGAAATTAGCCGTGAAATGTGGCGAGGGGCGCGGACGGGCTCTTATTAGGAGAATAATAGCAGTTGTGCAAACTGCAAAAATACTGGGACTCCCATTTTCTGAAGCATTTGAGAAACAGCCAATTGAACTTCTGCAGTTGCTTTCACTGAAAGCTCAGGATTCTTTTGATGAAGCTAAATTTCTGGTGGAGACACACATCATGCCTGCATCTAGCATTGCAAGAATTCTTGCTGATTCCTTTCTGAAG GGGCTTTTAGCTGCACATCGTGGAGGTTATCTGGACTCCCAAAAAGAAGAAGGCCCTGCACCACTATTGTGGAGATCAAGTGACTTCTTGAAGTGGGCAAAACTATGCCCATCAGAACCAGAAATTGGCCACGCTTTAATGCGTTTGGTAATGACTGGGCATGAAGTACCGCATGCTTGTGAG GTTGAACTCCTTATACTGTCACATCACTTCTACATGTCATCTTCTTGTCTTGATGGTGTGGATGTTCTCGTCACATTTGCAGCCAATAGAGTGGATTCATATGTTTCAGAGGGGGATTTTTCTTGCTTAGCTCGCTTGATAACTGGAGTGAGCAATTTTCACTCCTTGAGCTTCATCCTTTCCATCCTTATAGAAAATGGCCAATTGGAGTTGCTACTTCAAAAGTATTCTTCCACTGACACAGCCACAGTGGCACCTGCATCAGTTCGAGGGTTTAGGTTGGCTGTTATTACATCACTGAAACATTTCAACCCAAATGATGATGAAGCTCTGTCTCTG GTATACAAGCACTTTGACATGAAACATGAGGCGGCTTCCCTCCTTGAGTCGCGTGCAGAGCAGTACATGGAAAGCTGGTTAGATCGGCATGATAAGGAACGACGGAATGATGAGCTCCTTAAGGCTATGCATAACCTTGTACAGACGGCTGAGATTCTTTCAACAATTGACGCTGGCCAAAGGACACATCGTGCTTGCGCTCGTGCTTCTCTCCTATCTCTTCAGATCCGAATACCTGATCTTGTATGGATTGGTCTTACAGAAACCAATGCGCGCCGAATTTTCGTGGATCAATCTAGGTTCCAGGAGGCCCTCATTGTTGCTGAAGCATATAGCATAAATCAGCCAATGGAATGGGCACCAGTCTTCTGGAACCAGATGCTGAAGCCCGACCTCATCGAGCTATTTGTGGCTGAATTTGTACTAGTTCTGCCCCTGCATCCACCAATGCTCGTGGAGCTTGCGAGATTTTACCGGGCAGAGGTTGCAGCCAGGGGCGACCAGTCGCACTTCTCAGTCTGGCTTTCGCCTGGAGGCTTGCCTGCTGAATGGGGAAAGCATCTCGGCAGATCATTCAGGAGCCTGCTGCGTCGAACGAGGGATATGAGGCTGAGGCTGCAGTTGGCAACTCTGGCGACTGGGTTCAGCGATGTCCTTGAGGGCTGCAATGCGGTTCTGGACAAGGTCCCTGAGAACGCCGGGCCACTGATACTGAGGAAGGGCCATGGGGGTGCATACCTCCCTCTCATGTAA